One region of Tachysurus vachellii isolate PV-2020 chromosome 11, HZAU_Pvac_v1, whole genome shotgun sequence genomic DNA includes:
- the LOC132853906 gene encoding uncharacterized protein LOC132853906 isoform X1: MMSGEPCGIIRMHSVSPLLPQRQESMEDPSPNLRPRHEELIPTPCGPMKQLSELQCLVKVYFCFTLISMLVLFILTIINIVIERWKEGEDDDLSVSLIQLVGIVFCVYYISRGVLQENRQELIIFGVCVLVVMVRSIVNFSVSKEKEVLLMVRFVCIMCLGMVHLICTLLLILRPNMMAFRVGGALESLQEQYFLLNLCFSMVTFDLQAQLCLCILILTSGPSVSNVHAAILGVGVVWAIITAVTGAISVLKEVKPLVWIFVLQNLPQLAYFIYLLYTIISEWGQSPTFILEAASITGCLISVTIKCVLFWGLFRLYRSFGQGLRERMFAADKQ, encoded by the exons ATGATGAGTGGGGAACCATGTGGGATAATCAGGATGCACAGTGTAAG TCCATTGCTGCCTCAACGCCAAGAGAGCATGGAGGATCCATCTCCTAACCTGAGGCCGAGGCACGAAGAGCTGATACCCACACCATGTGGACCA ATGAAGCAGTTGTCAGAGCTCCAGTGCCTCGTGAAGGTCTACTTCTGCTTCACACTCATCTCCATGCTAGTGCTCTTTATCCTCACTATAATCAACATTGTAATTGAAAGATGGAAAGAGGGTGAAGATGATgatctcagtgtctctctcatCCAGCTTGTGGGCATCG TGTTCTGCGTGTACTACATCTCACGAGGCGTGCTGCAGGAAAACAGGCAGGAGCTGATTATCTTTGGGGTTTGTGTGCTCGTGGTCATGGTGCGCTCTATCGTCAACTTCAGTgtcagcaaagagaaagaagtgCTGCTAATG GTGCGGTTTGTGTGCATCATGTGCCTGGGTATGGTACACCTGATCTGTACCTTGCTGCTCATCCTAAGGCCCAACATGATGGCCTTCAGGGTAGGCGGAGCTTTGGAAAGCCTGCAGGAGCAATACTTCTTGCTTAATCTCTGCTTCTCAATGGTGACCTTTGATCTTCAGGCACAG CTGTGTTTGTGCATCCTGATCCTGACGTCGGGCCCCTCTGTGTCCAACGTTCACGCCGCCATTCTTGGAGTCGGAGTCGTTTGGGCAATCATTACTGCTGTGACTGGAGCCATTTCT gtCTTAAAAGAAGTGAAGCCACTGGTCTGGATTTTTGTCCTCCAGAACTTACCTCAGcttgcttattttatttacctGCTATATACG ATCATTTCTGAGTGGGGACAGAGTCCAACGTTCATACTGGAGGCTGCCTCTATAACGGGCTGCCTTATCTCGGTGACCATCAAATGTGTGCTTTTCTGGGGTTTGTTCCGCCTGTACCGCAGCTTCGGCCAGGGTCTACGTGAGAGAA TGTTTGCTGCAGATAAGCAGTAA
- the LOC132853906 gene encoding uncharacterized protein LOC132853906 isoform X2, with translation MDEIRPLLPQRQESMEDPSPNLRPRHEELIPTPCGPMKQLSELQCLVKVYFCFTLISMLVLFILTIINIVIERWKEGEDDDLSVSLIQLVGIVFCVYYISRGVLQENRQELIIFGVCVLVVMVRSIVNFSVSKEKEVLLMVRFVCIMCLGMVHLICTLLLILRPNMMAFRVGGALESLQEQYFLLNLCFSMVTFDLQAQLCLCILILTSGPSVSNVHAAILGVGVVWAIITAVTGAISVLKEVKPLVWIFVLQNLPQLAYFIYLLYTIISEWGQSPTFILEAASITGCLISVTIKCVLFWGLFRLYRSFGQGLRERMFAADKQ, from the exons ATGGACGAGATCCG TCCATTGCTGCCTCAACGCCAAGAGAGCATGGAGGATCCATCTCCTAACCTGAGGCCGAGGCACGAAGAGCTGATACCCACACCATGTGGACCA ATGAAGCAGTTGTCAGAGCTCCAGTGCCTCGTGAAGGTCTACTTCTGCTTCACACTCATCTCCATGCTAGTGCTCTTTATCCTCACTATAATCAACATTGTAATTGAAAGATGGAAAGAGGGTGAAGATGATgatctcagtgtctctctcatCCAGCTTGTGGGCATCG TGTTCTGCGTGTACTACATCTCACGAGGCGTGCTGCAGGAAAACAGGCAGGAGCTGATTATCTTTGGGGTTTGTGTGCTCGTGGTCATGGTGCGCTCTATCGTCAACTTCAGTgtcagcaaagagaaagaagtgCTGCTAATG GTGCGGTTTGTGTGCATCATGTGCCTGGGTATGGTACACCTGATCTGTACCTTGCTGCTCATCCTAAGGCCCAACATGATGGCCTTCAGGGTAGGCGGAGCTTTGGAAAGCCTGCAGGAGCAATACTTCTTGCTTAATCTCTGCTTCTCAATGGTGACCTTTGATCTTCAGGCACAG CTGTGTTTGTGCATCCTGATCCTGACGTCGGGCCCCTCTGTGTCCAACGTTCACGCCGCCATTCTTGGAGTCGGAGTCGTTTGGGCAATCATTACTGCTGTGACTGGAGCCATTTCT gtCTTAAAAGAAGTGAAGCCACTGGTCTGGATTTTTGTCCTCCAGAACTTACCTCAGcttgcttattttatttacctGCTATATACG ATCATTTCTGAGTGGGGACAGAGTCCAACGTTCATACTGGAGGCTGCCTCTATAACGGGCTGCCTTATCTCGGTGACCATCAAATGTGTGCTTTTCTGGGGTTTGTTCCGCCTGTACCGCAGCTTCGGCCAGGGTCTACGTGAGAGAA TGTTTGCTGCAGATAAGCAGTAA
- the LOC132853807 gene encoding solute carrier family 35 member E2A-like: protein MCAMPSNGRAGISVFSKLLLPFRRSRHERVILARSESVPSEHVLKVTITETTVIEADSGVWNSKSLAYLILWYFFSFCTLFLNKYILSLLEGEPSVLGAVQMLSTTVIGCIKMFVPCCLYQHKSRAEYPPNFLMIMLFVGIMRFTTVVLGLVSLKSVAVSFAETVKSSAPIFTVIMSRLILGEYTGLWVNLSLFPVMAGLALCTATEISFNMLGFSAALSTNIMDCLQNVFSKKLLSGDKYKFSPPELQFYTSAAAVIMLIPAWAFLMDIHLFGKSGRDLNLTQDIVVLLLVDGVLFHLQSVTAYALMGRISPVTFSVASTVKHALSIWLSIIVFSNPITLLSASGTLMVFVGVLLYNKAKQVQRKTLQALVQSDSDHRPLLQESNLKAAD, encoded by the exons ATGTGCGCCATGCCAAGTAACGGCAGAGCTGGGATATCCGTCTTCTCAAAGCTTCTTTTGCCGTTCAGGAGGTCACGTCATGAGAGGGTGATCCTGGCGCGCAGCGAGAGCGTACCCAGCGAGCACGTCTTGAAAGTGACCATCACCGAGACGACGGTGATCGAAGCCGACTCGGGCGTGTGGAATTCCAAATCGCTGGCGTACCTCATCCTGTGGTACTTCTTCAGCTTCTGTACGTTGTTTCTCAACAAGTACATCCTGTCCCTGCTGGAGGGAGAGCCAAGCGTACTGG GTGCTGTACAGATGCTTTCCACCACAGTGATTGGCTGCATTAAGATGTTTGTGCCTTGTTGCCTGTACCAGCACAAATCCCGTGCTGAATACCCACCCAACTTTCTCATGATCATGCTCTTCGTGGGAATAATGAG ATTCACCACTGTGGTGTTGGGGCTGGTCAGCCTGAAAAGCGTAGCCGTGTCATTTGCTGAGACGGTGAAAAGTTCGGCACCCATCTTCACCGTCATAATGTCCAGACTGATACTGGGGGAATACACAG GTCTTTGGGTGAACTTGTCTCTGTTCCCAGTAATGGCCGGTCTGGCTCTGTGTACAGCCACTGAAATCAGTTTCAACATGCTAGGCTTTTCTGCTGCTCTCTCCACTAACATCATGGACTG CTTACAGAATGTATTTTCTAAGAAGCTGCTAAGTGGGGACAAGTATAAATTCAG CCCCCCAGAACTGCAGTTCTACACAAGTGCCGCTGCAGTGATCATGCTCATCCCCGCCTGGGCGTTTCTCATG GATATCCATTTGTTTGGGAAAAGTGGCCGTGATTTAAACCTGACCCAGGACATTGTGGTGCTGTTGCTGGTTGACGGAGTGCTGTTTCATCTGCAGAGCGTCACGGCCTACGCCCTCATGGGACGCATATCACCGGTCACTTTCAG TGTGGCAAGCACGGTGAAGCACGCTCTGTCCATCTGGCTGAGCATCATCGTGTTCAGTAACCCCATCACGCTGTTGTCCGCATCAGGCACCTTAATGGTGTTTGTGGGCGTCTTGCTGTACAACAAAGCCAAACAAGTGCAGAGGAAAACGCTGCAGGCTCTCGTCCAGTCAGATTCAGACCACAGACCCTTACTTCAAGAGTCCAACCTGAAAGCAGCTGACTGA